The genomic interval TCGGAGGGCACCAAGGAGGTCACCAAGTACACCAGCTCCAAGTGATTTTTGTCAACCTACACTTACTCTGATACCCAAAGGGTTAACTTAACATTTCCTGGCTGTCATGGGTTCTTGAAATTTAGTGAAAAGGTTGTTAATGTATTGTTTCAGTTGCATAATTTCCTGGCCCTTCCTGGCCAAAGTAACTAGTAAGGATTATCTGAAAACTGGGTCCAAATCGATCAGAGTTGTGCTCCAATCTAAAACATCTCCTTTCACAGCATGAAAAGCTAGAAGTGCAAATACATTTACAACTCTTCAGGTGAAGATATGTGGCTctgaaaagagcctttggttTGTTGAAGTACAAGCTGCTCACTTGGAGCTGGTGTACTTAGTAACTGCCTTGGTGCCCTCCGACACGGCGTGCTTGGCCAGCTCCCCGGGCAGCAGCAGGCGCACCGCCGTCTGGATCTCCCGGGACGTGATGGTCGAGCGCTTGTTGTAGTGCGCCAGGCGCGAGGCCTCGCCCGCGATGCGCTCGAAGATGTCGTTCACGAACGAGTTCATGATGCCCATGGCCTTGGACGAGATGCCGGTGTCGGGGTGCACCTGCTTGAGCACCTTGTACACGTACACCGAGTAGCTCTCCTTGCGGCTACGCTTGCGCTTCTTGCCGTCCTTCTTCTGCGCCTTGGTCACTGCCTTCTTGGAGCCCTTCTTCGGGGCAGGAGCGGATTTCGCTGGCTCAGGCATTTGGCTGTAAGTTAGacacaacaagaaagaaaaaagaaacacaatgatGGAGTCTGTTTGGGGCCTCTTCTTTTATAGGGCTTGTATGCAAATAAGGGATTGAAAAACTTTTAGATGTGATTTGAAAATGTATTGATGACGTTACATATGCAAATTTGATTGCATCATAGATCCTTTCTTATTGGGTGAATAGTAAATGAGAATTTTAACCAATCCAAATTCGCCATTTGGAATTCTACCTACCACTATAAGTAGCTTCTTGTAGCTCCCCTCACAccatttcatttttggtttccCTTCGATTGCTTGTTGGTTGTGTTGTGAACCAGAATGTCTGGACGCGGCAAACAGGGAGGCAAGGCTCGGGCCAAGGCCAAGACTCGCTCTTCCCGAGCCGGTCTTCAGTTCCCAGTGGGTCGTGTGCATCGGCTGCTACGCAAAGGTAACTACTCCGAGCGGGTGGGCGCCGGGGCGCCGGTCTACCTGGCTGCTGTGCTGGAGTACCTGACGGCCGAGATCCTGGAGCTGGCTGGCAACGCGGCCCGTGACAACAAGAAGACGCGTATCATCCCTCGTCACTTGCAGCTGGCCATCCGCAATGATGAGGAGCTCAACAAGCTGCTGGGCCGTGTGACCATTGCTCAGGGCGGTGTCCTGCCCAACATCCAGGCGGTGCTGCTGCCCAAGAAGACCGAGAGCCATCATAAGGCGAAGGGAAAGTGAGAAGCTTACAATTTTTGCAGTACTCCTTATTCTCCGAAATCAAAGGCTCTTTTCAGAGCCACCCACTAATTCCTTTAAAAGTGCTGGAATACGTTAAGCCTGAATGTTTaagcttcatttttcattttactgtATCTTTTTGAAGGTACAGTTAATAGATCCCAACACTCGAGGAAAGTGCTCGTTTTTGACCCTGCAACAGTGCATTGCGCTCAATTACATTTTATGATTCAAACATTAATAAAAGTAAGAGGAGAAATTCAGTTCCTGGTACCCCAATTCCTATAGAGAAGTGTCATGCATTATTgttacaaaagaaatataagaacgagaacaaagagaaaagctACCCAATCACTTTGCAGGGCGGGCTTTTTGAATCAAGAAGAAGGCGCCAAGTCCCTAGACTGCCTACATCATAGGTTTTATCCAGGACACAAATGTGCATGGTATCCCATCCAAGAGGGCACTTTCATACCAAGAACATCTAGTGTGCTTGCTGCATCTGATGTCAGGATAATTCAAGTATATTATTTCCccagaactgaaaagaaaaaaaaaagttcttcagaGGGATCATTCCGTTTTGACAATGAAAACTGTTGTAACACTTTTgcctttttgggggggggggggggaggaggacaGAATGCATGAAGGTTTACAAATTTAAATGATAAGTATACACATGGGTTTTCTAGCTGGACCCCTGTATGTGAGTTCACAATGTGATGGTGTGCAATATATTTAGgaaatccctttttttttttttttttttttgaagattttctttCAAACTAGACGGCTGGATTTGTAGCTGAAGGCTCAGTCATTTGTGGAGTGGTTTCTATTCTAAGTGTTAATTATTAAGAgtggttaaagccagaattagacagtcAGTAGaaataggtaaatcgagtcaggttggatcaagaaggccaattttgagtgagtctggtaAATTGAAAACAGTCctctgagggattgaaatgttcaTTCCTTTGAGCCCTTCTTCCACCCTTATCTAGAACCTGCCCGTttcaacctgttgctaaggtaatcCTGGGAAATGTCCCTCCTTACAGGGAGcaataaagttgttaattaatgtgtcctgggctacACCTTCTGGGCCTTCCCTTTTCCGCAcacctgtttcccacctcttgaccatcccaccaagcattcccGGAGGTAGTCACCTACAccggaaggagagagataagctGAAGAGAGCCAGAGAAGAAAGGAATCCTAGGACATATAAGAAGGGCAGAACGCCTGGCTTCTTCTCCCTTCCAAGAGAAGTCTGTCACTCCTTAAATAAACCTGGCTTTCTATGCTCGCCTCAgggtgcttctctaatgttcacaCTTCAAcaggtgaggaagcagaactcatcacCAATAACCAGTGATATCAAGATTGCTATTGCTGACAAGAAGGCATTCCACCTGACATCTTTATATACAatgcaaaatgtgtgtgtgtgtgtgtgtgtgtaacatgtGCGATCACCATGATCATTGTGGTCAAAATCCGTGAAAATCAGATGAAAGGAATTCTTGATAGTCCTAGAAACTTCGGAATATGCCACAGAAACCTAAAAATCAAGTACTTGCTGTTTttcataaccaaaaaaaaaaaaaaggcctcttATACCATTTATGACAGTTATCAATGTGTAAAATTCACAACTAGATGGCTGGATTTGTAGCTGAAGGCTCAGTCATTAATAAACAAAGTCTCAAATATATAATGAATgtaataaatgtgtgtgttttttgttgtttttttcttttttggaggggctATATATGAGATGCTTTTCTATTGCAAAGATATGTGTGCTCTGTAATGGGCAAAAATCATTACAATCAACAATATCCTACaagtttataattaaaaacacagaaatagtGCCCTAATAAAGAGCCAAATAGATGCACATTCCCctagaagactttttaaaagcttGGGCAGGCCTTTTAGACTATGTGCTCATATGATAGTGAATGGAAATATAATCCATTCTTTATCTCAATCTATAGTTTGATTATTTCTAAAAAGGGTTCAGAACTATTCTCCATAGATCAGAGTCCATACATTCATGTGTTTAATGAGCCACTCCTGCTGAAGAAACTGATTTATGGCTTCACTTTAATCTTCTCATCATATTGTTACAAATGATGTCTTGAGATGACCTTCAGAACAAGTGTCCACTTATGGAAAGAATGTGAAAGGATCAGTACAGATTCTAGCACCTTTTTACCTTCAGCTAATACATATGACAcctcttaaatttttgttttttgagggagggagatggataaagctgaggatcaaaccctgcaGAGACTCTTATATCCTAGGCAagtaagtgctttaccaccaagccacattcccagctccatGTCTACTATTTTAGAAGAGCTTACTCttactagaaataaaaacaaataaaatggaaaaactgcAAGATATATTTCTGTGGATTCTCATGG from Ictidomys tridecemlineatus isolate mIctTri1 chromosome 8, mIctTri1.hap1, whole genome shotgun sequence carries:
- the LOC101972712 gene encoding histone H2B type 1-C/E/F/G/I, producing MPEPAKSAPAPKKGSKKAVTKAQKKDGKKRKRSRKESYSVYVYKVLKQVHPDTGISSKAMGIMNSFVNDIFERIAGEASRLAHYNKRSTITSREIQTAVRLLLPGELAKHAVSEGTKAVTKYTSSK
- the LOC101977597 gene encoding histone H2A type 1-B, whose amino-acid sequence is MSGRGKQGGKARAKAKTRSSRAGLQFPVGRVHRLLRKGNYSERVGAGAPVYLAAVLEYLTAEILELAGNAARDNKKTRIIPRHLQLAIRNDEELNKLLGRVTIAQGGVLPNIQAVLLPKKTESHHKAKGK